The following proteins are co-located in the Mercenaria mercenaria strain notata unplaced genomic scaffold, MADL_Memer_1 contig_1291, whole genome shotgun sequence genome:
- the LOC128551594 gene encoding uncharacterized protein LOC128551594, whose protein sequence is MKIENRLEFLAWYDIRRNDKFDFQYKLLKYCRSDVDIDPFEKCLTIASACNLVFRRNFLEHESIGIIPTQGYRPKEKQSVLAYKWLAYFAYQKNVHIQHGRNAGEKVIGPYKVDGYYETEEGEKVVLEMHGCFWHGCNRCFTNYTINPVNDMTMGDLYARTLDKQRYIESLGYTYVSKWECDFKKEIQDTPGLQEFIRSVNIVSPLEPRDAFYGGRTEGFKLYEEASNDQKINYYDVTSLYPYVNKTGKIPLGHPEIVTENFKDITEYEGLVKCKIVPPRGLYLPVIHVKSNGKLLFSLCRSCADQYQQSPCQHTDHKRAFLGTWFTDEVKLALSRGYKILEIYEVWHFNKISQYDQDSKCGGIFTEYVNTFLKLKQEASGWPEWCKTEDDKQLYIQRFYEKEGILLDYNRIYKNPGLRSLAKLMLNSFWGKFGQRTNLAQTSYRSTRNKEHTFVNEETVQLDWIYNEDFIEASSRTNVVIAAYTTAQARLKLYSYLQHLGKRALYCDTDSIIFSTRPGQWKPPLGDYLGDMTDEVSGNKITNFFTGGPNNYAYKTKHCDKNGYTSFCKVKGITLNFKNSLKINYAMVVDMIKGSSTGNTAKVADMKICRDIINTTLVTRQETKDYRIVFDKRVIDKDYLTYPYGY, encoded by the exons atgaaaatagaaaacagacTGGAATTCCTTGCATGGTATGACATTCGCAGAAACGACAAGTTTGATTTTCAATATAAACTCTTAAAATACTGCCGATCAGACGTGGACATAGATCCTTTTGAAAAATGCCTGACTATCGCATCGGCGTGTAATCTGGTGTTCAGACGAAACTTTCTGGAACACGAAAGTATAGGTATTATTCCAACACAGGGGTACAGGCCTAAAGAGAAACAGTCTGTTTTAGCATACAAATGGTTGGCTTACTTTGCATACCAAAAGAATGTACACATACAACATGGTCGAAATGCTGGTGAGAAGGTCATAGGCCCTTACAAAGTTGACGGATACTACGAAACTGAAGAAGGAGAGAAAGTTGTTTTAGAAATGCATGGTTGCTTTTGGCACGGTTGCAACCGCTGCTTTACAAATTACACCATCAATCCTGTGAATGATATGACAATGGGTGACCTGTATGCCAGAACATTGGATAAGCAACGCTATATAGAGTCTCTAGGATATACGTACGTGTCCAAGTGGGAATgcgattttaaaaaagaaatacaagatACCCCTGGCTTGCAAGAATTTATAAGATCTGTAAATATAGTGTCCCCACTTGAGCCGCGAGATGCGTTTTACGGTGGAAGGACAGAAGGATTCAAATTGTACGAAGAAGCCTCAAATGACCAAAAAATAAACTACTATGATGTGACATCGTTGTATCCATATGTTAACAAAACTGGAAAAATACCTCTAGGACATCCCGAAATTGTCACAGAAAATTTCAAAGACATTACCGAATACGAGGGTCTGGTCAAGTGTAAAATTGTACCTCCACGTGGACTCTACCTACCTGTCATACATGTAAAGTCGAATGGAAAACTGCTCTTCAGCCTATGCAGATCATGTGCAGACCAATACCAGCAGTCGCCATGTCAGCATACTGATCATAAAAGAGCCTTTCTGGGTACTTGGTTTACAGATGAGGTCAAACTGGCCCTGTCTCGGGGTTACAAAATACTGGAAATCTATGAAGTTTGgcattttaataagatatcacAGTATGACCAAGACTCCAAATGTGGCGGTATATTCACTGAATATGTGAATACCTTTCTAAAACTCAAACAGGAAGCTAGTGGGTGGCCTGAATGGTGCAAAACAGAAGATGACAAGCAGTTATACATTCAACGATTTTATGAAAAAGAAGGTATACTTTTAGACTacaacagaatatacaaaaatcCAGGCCTTCGATCCTTGGCTAAGCTGATGCTGAACTCCTTCTGGGGCAAGTTTGGCCAACGTACAAACCTAGCACAGACGTCTTAT CGATCAACAAGAAATAAAGAACATACGTTTGTAAATGAAGAAACTGTGCAGCTGGACTGGATATACAATGAAGATTTTATTGAGGCTTCTTCCCGAACAAACGTTGTTATAGCTGCATATACAACAGCACAGGCCCGGCTTAAACTTTACAGCTATCTACAGCATCTTGGAAAACGTGCACTTTATTGTGACACtgattctatcatattttcaacCAGACCAGGGCAGTGGAAACCTCCACTTGGAGATTATCTCGGGGATATGACTGACGAGGTTTCGGGAAAcaaaattacgaatttttttACTGGTGGACCAAATAACTatgcatataaaacaaaacattgtgaTAAAAATGGTTATACATCATTCTGCAAAGTTAAAGGAATCACTCTTAACTTTAAAAACTCCCTCAAAATAAATTACGCTATGGTGGTGGACATGATTAAGGGGTCGTCCACTGGTAATACAGCCAAGGTTgcagatatgaaaatatgccgGGATATCATTAATACCACACTTGTCACAAGACAAGAAACAAAGGACTATAGAATAGTGTTTGACAAAAGAGTAATCGATAAGGATTACCTCACATATCCTTATGGATACTAa
- the LOC128551595 gene encoding uncharacterized protein LOC128551595 — MAYQCHACEASFPRLSHLLHHRQTENHWPKFTCPSCKKSFTRKNNLKQHMKKHADENNHHCPDCLRVFTRKDALDEHFIQHESQSGGGIKRARVVGVDNNVNHKKQKLTAKDDPTEYYRMDKISEKRIEKISTTASYYKISVNDIEVRELPNIIKTLKQIFQSIIDSIAGKIPSTDKVRITMDNPQLDFPIVLPFMKRSELTVNRILSEIERVLQSYEQFVLDETFGLELVHVHLPTGSGTHGKPYVDISRLLKSKGSVIQIRNTDELCCARVIVTAIARIEKHPQWDNIRKGRLAQKQLALNLHDTAGVPLQHCGIEEVKQIQEILSSYKILVLSKEHFNAIIYDGQEDGVPIYLYYHNEHFDV, encoded by the coding sequence GTGTGAGGCCAGTTTCCCGAGACTGAGCCATCTACTGCATCACAGACAGACTGAGAATCACTGGCCAAAATTTACATGCCCAAGCTGCAAGAAAAGTTTCACCAGAAAGAATAACTTGAAACAACACATGAAAAAGCACGCAGATGAAAATAATCACCATTGTCCGGATTGTCTTCGTGTATTCACAAGAAAAGATGCTCTTGATGAGCATTTTATACAACACGAAAGCCAAAGTGGTGGAGGCATTAAGAGGGCTCGTGTTGTCGGAGTTGATAACAATGTCaatcataaaaaacaaaaattaacagCAAAGGACGATCCGACGGAATACTATCGGATGGATAAGATCAGtgaaaaaagaatagaaaagATCAGTACGACCGCATCGTATtacaaaatatcagtaaatgATATAGAGGTCCGGGAACTTCCCAAtatcatcaaaactttaaaacaaattttccagTCAATCATTGACAGTATTGCTGGCAAAATACCATCTACCGATAAAGTTAGAATTACAATGGATAATCCGCAATTGGACTTTCCAATCGTTCTTCCATTTATGAAGAGATCTGAACTTACAGTCAACAGAATTTTGTCAGAAATAGAGAGGGTGCTGCAGTCATATGAACAATTTGTGCTTGATGAAACGTTCGGGCTGGAGCTCGTTCATGTACATTTACCTACTGGAAGTGGAACTCATGGCAAACCGTACGTGGACATATCAAGGTTGTTAAAAAGTAAAGGTAGTGTCATTCAAATTAGAAATACCGATGAACTTTGCTGTGCACGCGTCATAGTGACAGCAATAGCACGTATAGAAAAACACCCGCAGTGGGATAACATACGCAAAGGGCGTCTTGCGCAAAAACAACTGGCACTTAACTTACATGACACGGCTGGAGTACCTTTACAACATTGTGGTATTGAAGAAGTGAAACAAATTCAAGAAATACTTTCCAGTTATAAGATCCTTGTTTTGTCGAAGGAACACTTTAACGCCATTATCTATGACGGACAAGAAGACGGCGTACCTATTTACTTGTACTATCACAATGAACACTTTGATGTTTAA